One Kitasatospora sp. NBC_01266 genomic window carries:
- a CDS encoding histidine phosphatase family protein has translation MTGRAGGPRIVFWRHGQTSWNLESRFQGSTDIPLTEHGRGQAQRAARLLAGLRPDLLVSSDLQRAADTAAELAKLVQLEVQLHEGLRETYAGSWQGLTHTEIRERYPDDYAAFGRGEPIRRGGGELSSEVADRSVPVVLDAFEKLPEDGTLVVVSHGGTIRTMLGRLLGLDPTLWECFGGLSNCCWSVLGQGARGWRLLEHNAGTLPEPVIGDDT, from the coding sequence CTGACCGGCCGCGCGGGGGGACCGCGGATCGTCTTCTGGCGGCACGGCCAGACCTCCTGGAACCTGGAGTCGCGGTTCCAGGGCAGCACCGACATCCCGCTCACCGAGCACGGCCGCGGCCAGGCTCAGCGCGCGGCGCGGCTGCTCGCGGGCCTGCGGCCCGACCTGCTGGTCTCCTCCGACCTGCAGCGTGCCGCGGACACCGCCGCCGAGCTGGCCAAGCTGGTCCAGCTGGAGGTGCAGCTGCACGAGGGTCTGCGGGAGACGTACGCGGGCAGCTGGCAGGGCCTGACCCACACCGAGATCCGCGAGCGGTACCCGGACGATTACGCGGCCTTCGGCCGTGGCGAGCCGATCCGGCGCGGTGGCGGCGAGCTGTCCAGCGAGGTCGCGGACCGCTCGGTGCCGGTGGTGCTGGACGCGTTCGAGAAGCTGCCGGAGGACGGCACGCTGGTGGTGGTCAGCCATGGCGGCACCATCCGCACCATGCTCGGTCGGCTGCTCGGCCTGGACCCGACGCTCTGGGAGTGCTTCGGCGGGCTGTCCAACTGCTGCTGGTCGGTGCTCGGCCAGGGCGCGCGCGGCTGGCGGCTGCTGGAGCACAACGCGGGGACGCTGCCGGAGCCGGTGATCGGCGACGACACCTGA
- the rsfS gene encoding ribosome silencing factor — protein MTATERSQELINAAAQAAADKLAHNVIAFDVSEVLAITDAFLIASAANDRQVKAIAEEIEDQLREKLDAKPVRREGEREGRWILLDYLDIVVHVQHSEERSFYSLDRLWKDCPELPLPADALATRNRPEDAATDQAGNAVGFIQDFS, from the coding sequence GTGACCGCAACCGAACGCTCGCAGGAACTGATCAACGCCGCCGCCCAGGCAGCGGCCGACAAGCTCGCGCACAACGTGATCGCCTTCGACGTCAGCGAGGTGCTGGCGATCACTGACGCCTTCCTGATCGCCTCCGCCGCCAACGACCGCCAGGTCAAGGCGATCGCCGAGGAGATCGAGGACCAGCTGCGCGAGAAGCTCGACGCCAAGCCGGTGCGTCGTGAGGGTGAGCGCGAGGGCCGCTGGATCCTGCTCGACTACCTGGACATCGTGGTGCACGTGCAGCACTCCGAGGAGCGCTCCTTCTACTCGCTGGACCGGCTCTGGAAGGACTGCCCGGAGCTGCCGCTGCCGGCCGACGCGCTGGCCACCCGCAACCGTCCCGAGGACGCCGCGACCGACCAGGCCGGCAACGCCGTCGGCTTCATCCAGGACTTCAGCTGA
- a CDS encoding LCP family protein: MTADHQGPEDGDWSTGQYPQQPYPYEPYQQQTYQQPVYEYEQQQGYAQQPYQEQAYQQQPYDPYQQPGYEQPVYEQSANQQSGYQQQPYEPYQQQAYQQQPVYEQPVYGQPAPPAPAPVPPAPAAPAAAPARPAPPRQRPAPAAPPVPAPAEPSEQVGGRRAAAKPAREGDQDPYQTGEFTFVDEPAEETEDVIDWLKFAESRTERRDERRRKLRNRLVGGVVALALVGGGTVAYLFHTGVLGSSQSAAAAVGQRSVVVVHLRDLQGKVSSVLLVNDAAGHKGSMLLLPDTLQLPTGGDTPTTPLGSAMDSVGPASTRDALSSLLGAPVAGTWRLDTPYLRLLVAQLGGITMNTNAAINGPDGQPLVQQGQGRTLTGDAAVAYATYQAPGESRDAQLNRFGQVLSAVISAMPTTLSAATDDVDKMGAVLDPSLPEKALAGLLVELSQQAAAGHFSSTELPVQPDGTLNQAQAAPVVKEVLGGTVHLAAATSAPARVSIVDASGSGGANAQAAQVQVVNAGLNFVPGGGTAPSPQATTEIDYTDDSRQAAAQSLATTLGLPAGAVKKVGTAQTADIVVVLGKDYQPPKQ, encoded by the coding sequence GTGACGGCAGACCACCAAGGCCCTGAGGACGGCGACTGGTCCACCGGGCAGTACCCCCAGCAGCCGTACCCGTACGAGCCGTACCAGCAGCAGACCTACCAGCAGCCGGTGTACGAGTACGAGCAGCAGCAGGGCTATGCCCAGCAGCCGTACCAGGAGCAGGCCTACCAGCAGCAGCCGTACGACCCGTACCAGCAGCCCGGGTACGAGCAGCCGGTCTACGAGCAGTCGGCCAACCAGCAGTCCGGCTACCAGCAGCAGCCGTACGAGCCGTACCAGCAGCAGGCCTACCAGCAGCAGCCGGTCTACGAGCAGCCGGTCTACGGGCAGCCCGCTCCGCCCGCTCCCGCGCCCGTCCCGCCCGCGCCCGCCGCACCGGCGGCCGCGCCCGCTCGGCCGGCCCCGCCGCGGCAGCGCCCCGCGCCCGCGGCACCCCCGGTGCCCGCTCCGGCCGAGCCATCCGAGCAGGTCGGCGGTCGTCGGGCGGCTGCCAAGCCGGCCCGGGAGGGCGACCAGGACCCCTACCAGACGGGCGAGTTCACCTTCGTCGACGAACCGGCGGAGGAGACCGAGGACGTCATCGACTGGCTGAAGTTCGCCGAGTCGCGTACCGAGCGCCGTGACGAGCGCCGTCGCAAGCTGCGCAACCGGCTGGTCGGCGGCGTGGTCGCGCTGGCCCTGGTGGGCGGTGGCACGGTGGCCTACCTCTTCCACACCGGCGTGCTGGGCAGCTCCCAGTCGGCCGCCGCCGCGGTCGGCCAGCGCAGCGTGGTCGTGGTCCACCTGCGCGACCTGCAGGGCAAGGTGAGCAGCGTGCTGCTGGTCAACGACGCGGCCGGGCACAAGGGTTCGATGCTGCTGCTGCCGGACACCCTGCAGTTGCCGACCGGCGGTGACACCCCCACCACCCCGCTGGGCAGCGCGATGGACTCGGTCGGTCCGGCCTCCACCCGGGACGCGCTGAGCAGCCTGCTCGGCGCGCCGGTGGCCGGCACCTGGCGGCTGGACACCCCGTACCTGCGGCTGCTGGTCGCCCAGCTGGGCGGCATCACGATGAACACCAACGCGGCGATCAACGGCCCGGACGGCCAGCCGCTGGTCCAGCAGGGCCAGGGGCGGACCCTGACCGGCGACGCCGCGGTGGCCTACGCGACCTACCAGGCGCCGGGCGAGAGCCGCGACGCCCAGCTGAACCGCTTCGGCCAGGTGCTCTCGGCGGTGATCTCCGCCATGCCCACCACGCTCTCGGCCGCCACCGACGACGTCGACAAGATGGGCGCGGTGCTCGACCCGTCGCTGCCGGAGAAGGCGCTGGCCGGTCTGCTGGTCGAGCTCTCCCAGCAGGCGGCGGCCGGGCACTTCAGCAGCACCGAGCTGCCGGTCCAGCCGGACGGCACGCTCAACCAGGCCCAGGCGGCACCGGTGGTCAAGGAGGTGCTCGGCGGCACCGTGCACCTGGCCGCCGCCACCAGCGCCCCGGCCCGGGTGAGCATCGTGGACGCCTCCGGCAGCGGCGGCGCCAACGCCCAGGCCGCCCAGGTGCAGGTGGTCAACGCCGGTCTGAACTTCGTCCCGGGCGGTGGCACCGCGCCCAGTCCGCAGGCGACCACCGAGATCGACTACACCGATGACAGCCGCCAGGCGGCGGCGCAGTCGCTGGCCACCACGCTGGGCCTGCCGGCCGGCGCGGTGAAGAAGGTCGGCACCGCGCAGACCGCGGACATCGTGGTGGTGCTGGGCAAGGACTACCAGCCGCCCAAGCAGTAG
- the nadD gene encoding nicotinate-nucleotide adenylyltransferase — MGESRPTTGPARRQRLGVMGGTFDPIHHGHLVAASEVASAFHLDEVIFVPTGQPWQKNGTSVSSAEDRYLMTVIATAENPQFSVSRIDIDRSGATYTVDTLRELRAQHPDADLFFITGADALAQILSWRDAEELFSLAHFIGCTRPGHVLSDAGLPAGGVSLVEVPALAISSTDCRLRVAKGEPVWYLVPDGVVRYIDKRALYLDAG; from the coding sequence ATGGGAGAGAGCAGGCCGACCACGGGCCCCGCGCGGCGCCAGCGGCTCGGCGTGATGGGTGGCACCTTCGACCCGATCCACCACGGGCACCTGGTCGCCGCCAGTGAGGTGGCCAGCGCCTTCCACCTGGACGAGGTGATCTTCGTCCCGACCGGTCAGCCCTGGCAGAAGAACGGTACCTCCGTCTCGTCCGCCGAGGACCGGTACCTGATGACGGTGATCGCCACCGCCGAGAACCCGCAGTTCTCGGTCAGCCGGATCGACATCGACCGCAGCGGCGCCACCTACACCGTGGACACCCTGCGCGAGCTGCGGGCCCAGCACCCGGACGCCGACCTCTTCTTCATCACCGGCGCGGACGCACTGGCCCAGATCCTCTCCTGGCGGGACGCGGAGGAGCTCTTCTCGCTCGCCCACTTCATCGGCTGCACCCGCCCCGGGCACGTCCTGTCCGACGCCGGACTGCCGGCCGGCGGGGTCTCCCTGGTCGAGGTGCCGGCGCTGGCGATCTCCTCCACGGACTGCCGGCTGCGGGTGGCGAAGGGCGAGCCGGTCTGGTACCTGGTGCCGGACGGCGTGGTGCGGTACATCGACAAGCGGGCGCTCTACCTGGACGCCGGCTGA
- a CDS encoding M48 family metallopeptidase codes for MTDSTQPGGTAGTPSRRRQRFPGISTRAWEHPADRSALVALRKLSGFDDILKKLAGLVSERSVRLMFLATAVKTSERQYPEIHNMVRDAAYVLDLEQVPDLYVTQDPTVNAMCIGMDTPVIVLTTGLVELLDEEELRAVVGHEVGHAMSGHAVYRTMLLILTNLAARVGWIPLGNLAIMALVTALKEWFRKAELSCDRAGLLAGQDPQASMRGLMKLAGGHNLGEMNVDAFLEQAEEYEKAGDLRDGVLKLLQVLPQTHPFAVVRVAKLKQWSESEEYRSIMAGAYPRRADDPDSSVSDQWRAAADSYGKSIKESKDPLFSLLRDIADGAGSVGGKLRDTFTGAKGGPRDGESEREPAE; via the coding sequence ATGACCGATTCCACCCAGCCCGGCGGCACCGCGGGCACGCCCAGTCGCCGCCGCCAGCGCTTCCCCGGGATCTCCACCCGGGCCTGGGAGCACCCGGCCGACCGCTCGGCGCTGGTCGCCCTGCGCAAGCTGTCCGGCTTCGACGACATCCTCAAGAAGCTGGCCGGCCTGGTCTCCGAGCGCAGCGTGCGGCTGATGTTCCTGGCCACCGCGGTGAAGACCTCCGAGCGCCAGTACCCGGAGATCCACAACATGGTCCGGGACGCCGCCTACGTGCTGGACCTGGAGCAGGTCCCCGACCTGTACGTGACCCAGGATCCGACCGTCAACGCGATGTGTATCGGCATGGACACCCCGGTGATCGTGCTGACCACCGGGCTGGTCGAGCTGCTGGACGAGGAGGAGCTGCGGGCGGTGGTCGGCCACGAGGTCGGGCACGCGATGTCCGGCCACGCGGTCTACCGGACGATGCTGCTGATCCTCACCAACCTGGCCGCCCGGGTCGGCTGGATACCGCTCGGCAACCTGGCGATCATGGCGCTGGTCACCGCGCTCAAGGAGTGGTTCCGCAAGGCCGAACTCTCCTGCGACCGGGCCGGCCTGCTGGCGGGTCAGGACCCGCAGGCCTCGATGCGCGGCCTGATGAAGCTGGCCGGCGGCCACAACCTGGGCGAGATGAACGTGGACGCCTTCCTGGAGCAGGCCGAGGAGTACGAGAAGGCCGGCGACCTGCGCGACGGCGTGCTGAAGCTGCTTCAGGTGCTGCCGCAGACCCACCCGTTCGCGGTGGTCCGGGTCGCCAAGCTCAAGCAGTGGTCGGAGAGCGAGGAGTACCGCTCGATCATGGCCGGTGCCTACCCGCGCCGCGCCGACGACCCGGACAGCAGCGTCTCCGACCAGTGGCGGGCGGCGGCCGACTCCTACGGCAAGTCGATCAAGGAGAGCAAGGACCCGCTCTTCTCGCTGCTGCGGGACATCGCGGACGGCGCCGGCTCGGTGGGCGGCAAGCTGCGGGACACCTTCACGGGGGCCAAGGGCGGCCCGCGCGACGGCGAGAGCGAGCGCGAGCCCGCCGAGTAG
- a CDS encoding DUF2079 domain-containing protein has product MLPVAVFDLLLSVPRQWRMETAGFDLGIFEEAVRGYARFGAPVAALKGTGFNLLGDHFSPLLAVLAPLYRLFPCAATLLAAQAGLFALSCVPVTGLAVERLGRLRGVAVGLAYGLSWGLWKASIFDFHEVALAVPLIAWSAVALARGRYRAAVCWALPLLLVKEDQGLLLAGVGVYVFCRGRRRLGAAAVLAAIAGTLLAVLVVVPALNPGGVYSYGANGAWHGDPLTRLLLPWQPKQDTVIMLLAPTLFVALRSPLALLLVLPLAARFWTPAPTYWGTGYHYNAVLMPVLFVALVDGLHRLRGAAGDQRGVAARLRERVVGAVPAVALVFALATVPLPNLAGPTPAVRAARQVLTVIPDGATVAASNQLAPQLTDRCTVSLFPYLTYPDATGPNGRPVARWVAAWDRPGDFPVPQGEQLAALAALPAAGYQVVAAGGGITVYHWVG; this is encoded by the coding sequence GTGCTGCCGGTCGCCGTGTTCGACCTGCTGCTCTCGGTGCCCCGGCAGTGGCGGATGGAGACCGCCGGATTCGACCTCGGGATCTTCGAGGAGGCGGTCCGCGGCTACGCCCGGTTCGGTGCGCCGGTGGCCGCGCTGAAGGGCACCGGGTTCAACCTGCTGGGGGACCATTTCAGCCCGCTGCTCGCGGTGCTGGCGCCGCTCTACCGGCTCTTTCCCTGCGCGGCCACCCTGCTGGCCGCCCAGGCCGGGCTGTTCGCGCTCTCCTGCGTGCCGGTCACCGGGCTGGCCGTCGAGCGGCTGGGCCGCCTGCGCGGGGTGGCGGTGGGCCTGGCCTACGGGCTCTCCTGGGGGCTGTGGAAGGCGAGCATCTTCGACTTCCACGAGGTGGCCCTGGCCGTGCCGCTGATCGCCTGGTCGGCGGTGGCGCTGGCCCGCGGGCGCTACCGGGCGGCCGTCTGCTGGGCGCTGCCGCTGCTGCTGGTCAAGGAGGACCAGGGGCTGCTGCTCGCCGGGGTCGGCGTCTACGTCTTCTGCCGCGGCCGGAGGCGGCTGGGCGCCGCGGCCGTGCTGGCGGCGATCGCCGGCACCCTGCTGGCGGTGCTGGTGGTGGTGCCGGCGCTGAACCCGGGCGGGGTGTACAGCTACGGCGCGAACGGCGCCTGGCACGGCGACCCGCTCACCCGGCTGCTGCTGCCCTGGCAGCCCAAGCAGGACACCGTCATCATGCTGCTGGCGCCCACCCTCTTCGTGGCACTGCGCTCGCCGCTCGCGCTGCTGCTGGTGCTGCCGCTGGCGGCCCGGTTCTGGACGCCGGCCCCGACGTACTGGGGCACCGGTTACCACTACAACGCGGTGCTGATGCCGGTGCTCTTCGTGGCCCTGGTGGACGGGCTGCACCGGCTGCGCGGCGCGGCGGGCGACCAGCGGGGCGTCGCGGCCCGGTTGCGCGAGCGGGTGGTGGGTGCGGTGCCGGCCGTGGCGCTGGTCTTCGCCCTGGCCACCGTGCCGCTGCCGAACCTGGCCGGGCCGACTCCCGCCGTGCGCGCGGCCCGCCAGGTGCTCACCGTGATACCGGACGGCGCCACCGTGGCCGCCAGCAACCAGCTGGCACCGCAGCTCACCGACCGCTGCACGGTCTCGCTCTTCCCGTATCTGACCTACCCCGATGCCACCGGACCCAACGGGCGCCCGGTGGCCCGCTGGGTGGCGGCCTGGGACCGGCCCGGCGACTTCCCGGTCCCGCAGGGGGAGCAGCTGGCCGCCCTGGCGGCGCTGCCGGCGGCCGGCTACCAGGTGGTGGCGGCCGGCGGTGGCATCACGGTCTACCACTGGGTGGGGTGA
- a CDS encoding response regulator transcription factor encodes MRLLMVEDEERLAQSLSQGLRAEGYAVDVVGDGLLGLDRAREGGYAAIVLDLMLPGLNGFRICQELRREQNPVPILMLTAKNGEYDEAEALDCGADDFLSKPFSYVVLTARLRALLRRGATARPTVLAVADLRIDPAARRCTVDATALRLTVKEFGVLECLARRPDQAVPKTEILDAVWDSAFRGDINIVEVYVAALRRKLAAADAHCLIETVRGIGYRLTPDER; translated from the coding sequence ATGCGCCTGCTGATGGTCGAGGACGAAGAGCGGCTCGCGCAGTCGCTCAGCCAGGGACTGCGAGCCGAGGGTTACGCGGTCGACGTGGTCGGGGACGGCCTGCTCGGTCTGGACCGGGCCCGCGAGGGCGGTTATGCGGCGATCGTGCTCGACCTGATGCTGCCCGGCCTCAACGGTTTCCGGATCTGCCAGGAACTGCGCCGCGAGCAGAACCCGGTGCCGATCCTGATGCTCACCGCGAAGAACGGCGAGTACGACGAGGCCGAGGCCCTGGACTGCGGCGCGGACGACTTCCTCAGCAAACCGTTCTCCTATGTGGTGCTGACCGCCCGGCTGCGCGCCCTGCTGCGCCGGGGCGCCACCGCCCGGCCGACCGTGCTGGCCGTCGCCGACCTGCGGATCGACCCGGCCGCCCGGCGCTGCACGGTGGACGCCACCGCGCTGCGGCTGACCGTCAAGGAGTTCGGCGTGCTGGAGTGCCTGGCCCGCCGCCCCGACCAGGCGGTGCCGAAGACCGAGATCCTGGACGCGGTCTGGGACTCCGCCTTCCGCGGCGACATCAACATCGTCGAGGTCTACGTCGCCGCGTTGCGCCGCAAACTGGCCGCCGCGGACGCCCACTGCCTGATCGAGACGGTCCGCGGCATCGGCTACCGGCTGACGCCCGATGAGCGCTGA
- a CDS encoding sensor histidine kinase — protein MSADRPPPWWRRRPGIRARAALAALIASALAFGVAAFWVGRAVHDSLQRDATGRAFTALENVVAKIPHSPDEEYQDTSYAVIAQDGTWLRSANLDDPRTHGQQVGLDPIRPDQPQDIPLRPITLRYPAGFAPDEHLSELRGHSFQFFRLRTGPVPGDQLSQYSGGGYSGGADGRLATQQVTVYVLIDPLNADRTSATVARILGWYLTPGASLFVALIAWLVTGLALRPVEAIRRRMAEIGDGAIHQRVPVPTTRDTINRLARTTNHTLDRLEHALDEQRRLVADASHELRSPLAALRTSLEIPLAHPDHAHWPTVVANALTDTARLQELADDLLLLARTQETHTQETHTPTDSTVALHDIVAEQLAERTVTDPTLKWHGHLTEATVPGHEILIGRLVRNLLDNAARHTTDTITATLHTTDGWAELTITDNGPGIPPADRERVFDRFVRLDTARNRATGGAGLGLALVRTIATTLGGTATATQPPTPPGAHLLIRLPLAQEARQAQQARQT, from the coding sequence ATGAGCGCTGACCGTCCACCGCCCTGGTGGCGACGGCGCCCCGGGATCCGGGCCCGGGCCGCACTGGCGGCGCTGATCGCCTCCGCGCTGGCCTTCGGGGTGGCGGCGTTCTGGGTCGGCCGGGCGGTGCACGACTCCCTGCAACGGGATGCGACCGGCCGGGCGTTCACCGCGCTGGAGAACGTGGTGGCCAAGATCCCGCACAGCCCGGACGAGGAGTACCAGGACACCTCCTACGCGGTGATCGCGCAGGACGGCACCTGGCTCCGCTCCGCCAACCTGGACGACCCGCGGACTCACGGGCAGCAGGTCGGCCTGGACCCGATCAGGCCGGACCAGCCCCAGGACATCCCGCTGCGTCCGATCACCCTGCGCTACCCGGCAGGCTTCGCCCCCGACGAACACCTCTCCGAGCTGCGGGGCCACTCGTTCCAGTTCTTCCGGCTGCGCACCGGCCCGGTCCCCGGCGATCAGCTGTCCCAGTACTCCGGTGGCGGGTACTCCGGTGGTGCCGACGGCCGGCTGGCCACCCAGCAGGTCACCGTCTACGTCCTCATCGACCCGCTGAACGCCGACCGGACCAGCGCCACCGTGGCCCGGATCCTCGGCTGGTACCTCACCCCCGGCGCCTCACTCTTCGTCGCCCTGATCGCCTGGCTGGTCACCGGCCTCGCGCTGCGCCCCGTCGAAGCCATCCGCCGCCGGATGGCCGAGATCGGCGACGGCGCCATCCACCAACGCGTCCCCGTCCCCACCACCCGCGACACCATCAACCGCCTCGCCCGCACCACCAACCACACCCTCGACAGACTCGAACACGCCCTCGACGAACAACGCCGCCTGGTCGCCGACGCCTCCCACGAACTCCGCAGCCCCCTCGCCGCCCTGCGCACCTCCCTCGAAATCCCCCTCGCCCACCCCGACCACGCCCACTGGCCCACCGTCGTCGCAAACGCCCTCACCGACACCGCACGCCTCCAAGAACTCGCCGACGACCTCCTGCTACTCGCCCGCACCCAGGAAACCCACACCCAGGAAACCCACACCCCCACCGACAGCACCGTCGCCCTGCACGACATCGTCGCCGAACAACTCGCCGAACGCACCGTCACCGACCCCACCCTCAAATGGCACGGCCACCTCACCGAAGCCACCGTCCCCGGCCACGAAATCCTGATCGGCCGACTCGTCCGCAACCTGCTCGACAACGCCGCCCGCCACACCACCGACACCATCACCGCCACCCTCCACACCACCGACGGCTGGGCCGAACTCACCATCACCGACAACGGACCCGGCATCCCACCCGCCGACCGCGAACGCGTCTTCGACCGCTTCGTCCGCCTCGACACCGCCCGCAACCGCGCCACCGGCGGAGCCGGCCTCGGCCTCGCCCTGGTCCGCACCATCGCCACCACCCTCGGCGGCACCGCCACCGCCACCCAACCCCCCACCCCACCCGGCGCCCACCTGCTCATCCGCCTCCCCCTCGCGCAAGAAGCCCGGCAGGCCCAACAAGCCCGGCAGACCTAG
- a CDS encoding SCO2583 family membrane protein encodes MGDPGEPPEGAPEGGSGSDDEFRSVVFDESFVRAARITELSANERLGGAAQAIRHKAGGRLFGTVPRQALTLLLLIVLAFGAAVYFGVTAPLRDAGGVGGTELTTELTVLTPATGSVPAADPSSPFASLPGATGYADGAAGFGLPTVRDATAHFSQAQVSTALDTVGRFLAASELAPAVLVQGQTAPVRLLLAPDEQGQFDQSLTAPLDDQHHSATGWMVRFDPMKIALATDTVKVAGGVTVSELDPGTLQITSDHTLVYALRPAGAVTNGPVSLYSVRRELTFDLNTADLASGQLDLVNSAEQAGPSACGAAQAEYLQPLPVGAAGPAGGQPVAVNPADHAQPAWQSCAVLATPTGG; translated from the coding sequence ATGGGTGACCCGGGTGAGCCTCCGGAGGGTGCGCCCGAGGGCGGTTCCGGAAGCGACGACGAATTCCGATCCGTCGTCTTCGACGAATCCTTCGTCCGTGCTGCCCGGATCACCGAACTCTCGGCGAACGAGCGCCTGGGCGGCGCTGCGCAGGCGATCCGGCACAAGGCCGGCGGCAGGCTGTTCGGCACGGTGCCGCGGCAGGCGCTGACCCTGCTGCTGCTCATCGTGTTGGCCTTCGGAGCCGCCGTGTACTTCGGCGTCACCGCCCCGCTGCGCGACGCGGGTGGCGTGGGCGGCACCGAGCTGACCACCGAGCTGACCGTCCTCACGCCGGCCACCGGGAGCGTGCCGGCGGCCGACCCGAGCAGCCCGTTCGCCTCCCTGCCGGGCGCGACGGGCTACGCGGACGGTGCCGCCGGCTTCGGGCTGCCGACCGTCCGCGACGCCACGGCGCACTTCAGCCAGGCCCAGGTCAGCACCGCCCTCGACACCGTGGGCCGCTTTCTGGCGGCCTCCGAGCTGGCCCCCGCCGTGCTGGTGCAGGGCCAGACGGCGCCGGTGCGGTTGCTGCTGGCACCCGACGAGCAGGGCCAGTTCGATCAGAGCCTGACCGCCCCGCTCGACGACCAGCACCACAGCGCGACCGGCTGGATGGTCCGCTTCGACCCGATGAAGATCGCGCTGGCCACGGACACCGTCAAGGTGGCCGGCGGCGTGACGGTGTCCGAGCTGGACCCGGGCACCCTGCAGATCACCAGCGACCACACCCTGGTCTACGCGCTGCGCCCGGCCGGGGCGGTGACCAACGGCCCGGTCAGCCTCTACTCCGTGCGCCGCGAGCTGACCTTCGACCTGAACACCGCCGACCTCGCGAGCGGTCAGCTGGACCTGGTCAACTCCGCCGAGCAGGCCGGACCGAGCGCCTGCGGCGCGGCGCAGGCCGAGTATCTGCAGCCGCTGCCGGTCGGCGCCGCCGGCCCGGCCGGTGGGCAGCCGGTCGCGGTGAACCCAGCCGACCACGCGCAGCCGGCCTGGCAGAGCTGCGCGGTGCTCGCGACACCGACCGGCGGCTAG
- a CDS encoding SCO2584 family spore wall biosynthesis protein, which yields MAEDVGGSPYSDGADHGGADDEFATVVLDEAFIRSAAVHEPSAKERQLAAAEARSEPDPGATGLVVEYGADRYDGLPLELRPHPAGLEDDRIYTDPWVGAGRGPGRRRAVRWPGYGPRSGARGQVAQQRWHRPLAWVLVIVMGVSLVAVAVAAVYRGAGGAPGRRPEVGTSRSAAPAPPGAGVGVGVGASAAASAGVGPLPAR from the coding sequence GTGGCTGAGGATGTGGGGGGCTCGCCGTACTCCGACGGCGCCGACCACGGTGGAGCGGACGACGAGTTCGCCACCGTGGTCCTTGACGAGGCCTTCATCAGATCCGCCGCGGTGCACGAGCCGAGCGCCAAGGAGCGCCAGCTGGCCGCGGCCGAGGCTCGCAGCGAGCCGGATCCGGGCGCTACCGGCCTGGTCGTCGAGTACGGCGCCGACCGGTACGACGGGCTGCCGCTGGAGCTGCGCCCGCATCCCGCGGGGCTGGAGGACGACCGGATCTACACCGACCCCTGGGTCGGCGCGGGGCGGGGCCCCGGTCGCCGCCGGGCGGTGCGCTGGCCCGGCTACGGGCCGCGGTCGGGTGCCCGGGGCCAGGTCGCGCAGCAGCGCTGGCACCGGCCGCTCGCCTGGGTGCTGGTGATCGTGATGGGGGTCAGCCTGGTGGCCGTCGCCGTCGCGGCGGTCTACCGGGGCGCCGGCGGTGCCCCCGGACGGCGTCCCGAGGTCGGCACCAGCCGTTCGGCCGCCCCGGCGCCGCCGGGCGCTGGTGTCGGTGTCGGTGTCGGCGCGAGTGCCGCGGCGAGCGCGGGCGTCGGCCCGCTGCCCGCCCGGTGA